A region of Selenomonadales bacterium 4137-cl DNA encodes the following proteins:
- the argC gene encoding N-acetyl-gamma-glutamyl-phosphate reductase produces MKHKVFVDGQEGTTGLKIHEYLAQRSDIEWLSIDPEKRKDIAERSRLLNSADLVFLCLPDVAAREAVSLITNEHTRVIDASTAHRTHPDWAYGLPELSPEHREKIKHSRRVSVPGCHATGFIVGLYPLVKAGIVPADYPVTCTSLTGYSGGGKSLIKKYESVADGGLNSPRPYALRLQHKHLPEMQAVTGLRYPPAFVPVVANYYKGMGVMLPLISRLLNKPLSAAQVRDFFAEYFAAEKFIKVMPYDADATLEEGFFPVECCNDTNRIELFVFGNNEQILVVSRFDNLGKGASGAAVQCMNIMLGADEAAGLKS; encoded by the coding sequence ATGAAACATAAAGTGTTCGTCGACGGCCAAGAAGGAACGACCGGTTTAAAAATCCATGAATATTTAGCGCAGCGCTCGGATATCGAATGGTTGAGCATCGATCCGGAAAAACGCAAAGACATAGCGGAACGGAGCCGGCTGCTCAACAGCGCCGACCTGGTGTTTCTCTGTTTGCCTGATGTCGCTGCGCGCGAAGCGGTTTCTTTGATAACTAACGAACACACCCGGGTGATTGACGCCAGCACGGCGCACCGGACCCATCCAGACTGGGCCTATGGCCTGCCCGAGCTGAGCCCCGAGCATCGTGAAAAAATAAAGCATTCCCGCCGCGTGTCGGTGCCGGGCTGTCATGCGACAGGCTTTATCGTAGGGCTCTATCCGCTAGTCAAAGCCGGTATCGTTCCCGCGGATTATCCGGTTACCTGCACCTCCCTGACCGGTTATAGCGGCGGCGGCAAAAGCCTGATCAAAAAATACGAGAGTGTTGCCGACGGTGGCCTAAATAGTCCGCGGCCTTACGCGCTGCGCCTGCAGCATAAACATCTGCCGGAAATGCAGGCAGTGACCGGGCTCCGGTATCCGCCCGCCTTTGTGCCGGTGGTGGCCAACTATTATAAAGGAATGGGCGTCATGCTGCCGCTGATTTCCCGCCTGCTCAATAAGCCGCTGTCTGCCGCCCAGGTCAGAGACTTTTTCGCCGAATACTTTGCCGCCGAAAAATTCATCAAGGTCATGCCGTATGACGCCGATGCCACACTGGAGGAAGGCTTCTTCCCGGTGGAATGCTGCAACGATACCAACAGGATCGAGCTTTTCGTGTTTGGCAATAACGAGCAGATATTGGTTGTCTCGCGCTTTGACAATCTGGGAAAAGGAGCGTCGGGAGCCGCCGTGCAGTGCATGAACATAATGCTGGGCGCCGACGAGGCTGCCGGGCTGAAAAGCTAA
- a CDS encoding radical SAM protein — protein sequence MKISKKDALIWFDFFSQLPEDEEISVKHEEIIYATFAQIEAAIDHRNDILMSEIKNLKTLENRTFFVGNESKFPQGCRSCLSGTGLSAIRKTNKCNLACKFCYNYGELQNIHPVGEGMWEIGGTKFYEKDIDLLLSIHQKPTGISYVYLEPFMEIEEYYPVIKKFSAAQIHQHLYTNGTLATEETLKSLGEAGLDELRFNLGASNCADKVIENIGLAKKFIKTVGIETPMTPEFFEAFFNKKQAIFATNLDFINCAELHLNENNIGNYYGENMYISRHGYISPIWSRELTLKFMKIADEENWDLAVHDCSNYTKFARGLNLSSKAGMWFGASNYACEFSLIPYEIFIPILNDDNFKFLTEEELPAGYKPEVIQI from the coding sequence ATGAAAATTTCCAAGAAAGATGCGTTGATATGGTTCGATTTCTTTTCCCAATTGCCTGAGGACGAGGAAATTAGCGTAAAACATGAAGAAATCATCTACGCTACCTTTGCGCAAATTGAGGCGGCAATTGATCATAGAAACGATATATTGATGTCGGAAATCAAAAACTTAAAAACCCTGGAAAACAGAACTTTTTTTGTGGGCAATGAAAGCAAATTCCCCCAAGGCTGTCGTTCTTGCCTGTCGGGCACCGGTTTGAGCGCAATCAGGAAAACGAACAAATGTAATTTAGCGTGTAAGTTTTGTTATAATTATGGCGAACTGCAAAATATTCATCCCGTTGGCGAAGGCATGTGGGAAATCGGCGGCACGAAATTTTACGAGAAGGATATTGATCTGCTGCTTTCCATTCACCAAAAACCCACAGGCATTTCCTACGTCTATTTAGAGCCTTTCATGGAGATCGAAGAATACTATCCGGTGATAAAGAAATTTAGTGCTGCGCAAATTCATCAGCATTTATACACAAATGGCACCTTGGCTACGGAAGAGACCTTGAAATCCTTAGGCGAAGCCGGTCTTGACGAGTTGCGTTTCAATCTCGGCGCTTCAAACTGTGCGGACAAAGTAATTGAAAATATCGGCTTAGCGAAAAAATTTATTAAAACCGTAGGCATTGAAACCCCGATGACTCCGGAGTTTTTCGAAGCATTTTTCAACAAAAAGCAGGCAATTTTCGCGACAAACCTCGATTTTATCAATTGTGCGGAGTTACATTTAAATGAGAATAACATCGGCAATTATTATGGCGAAAACATGTATATTTCCCGACACGGCTATATATCGCCAATTTGGAGTAGGGAACTGACCTTGAAATTCATGAAAATAGCTGATGAAGAGAACTGGGATTTAGCGGTCCATGATTGCTCAAACTACACAAAGTTCGCCAGAGGTCTAAATTTGAGCAGCAAAGCGGGTATGTGGTTCGGAGCCAGTAATTATGCCTGTGAATTTTCCCTGATTCCGTACGAAATATTTATACCGATACTGAATGATGACAACTTCAAATTTTTAACCGAAGAAGAACTGCCTGCCGGCTATAAACCGGAAGTTATCCAAATATAA
- a CDS encoding HD domain-containing protein: MRSISLDEIQPGMYLSKPLLTTDGKVLLYEGIEIKERYIRYLRNQGLTSLVIGEPVAGTSGKALDDFYDAEHQKQAIGSAREKVRSFRVGRDINLDRVKNIVDDLIERLAHSPEEMIHLLDIRRKEEYIFSHAINTCILSVMTGLAMGYDAVRLNELGLAAILHDIGKIKFSRRLARQFPDRLIRGEREEYRRHPSYAAEILSENKNLSAAIVDACFQHHERWNGSGYPQGLAGDAISEYAQIISIADAYDRLIVGMPHRHPTPVYYAAAILNKAAGEYFAPSVVEKFIRNVAIYPMGKTVRLNNEQSGVILGVSMNNTATPIVRIVSSRDGSYTNQIVELDLRKNPDLFIVDFEDINIYVQAYATHAQIYHPLGRPAQ; the protein is encoded by the coding sequence ATGCGCAGCATATCTTTGGATGAAATCCAGCCGGGAATGTACTTATCGAAACCGCTCCTGACAACAGACGGCAAGGTCTTGCTTTACGAAGGCATAGAGATAAAGGAAAGATACATAAGGTACCTCCGCAATCAGGGATTGACTTCCCTGGTGATCGGCGAACCGGTCGCCGGAACCTCCGGAAAAGCCCTGGATGATTTTTACGACGCCGAGCATCAAAAACAGGCGATAGGCAGCGCCAGGGAAAAAGTGCGAAGCTTTCGCGTCGGCAGAGACATAAACCTGGACAGAGTGAAAAACATTGTCGACGACCTTATTGAGCGCCTTGCCCATAGTCCGGAAGAAATGATCCACCTGCTGGACATCCGCCGCAAAGAGGAGTATATATTCTCCCATGCCATCAACACCTGCATTTTGTCCGTCATGACCGGCCTGGCTATGGGGTATGACGCCGTGCGGCTGAACGAATTGGGGCTGGCGGCCATACTGCACGATATCGGCAAAATCAAATTTTCCCGGCGGCTGGCGCGACAGTTTCCCGACCGCCTGATCAGGGGCGAACGGGAAGAATACCGGCGCCATCCGTCCTACGCTGCGGAAATACTGAGCGAAAACAAAAACCTGTCCGCCGCCATCGTCGACGCATGCTTCCAGCACCACGAACGCTGGAACGGCAGCGGCTATCCCCAGGGCCTCGCAGGGGACGCCATCTCGGAATATGCGCAGATTATCAGCATCGCCGATGCCTATGACCGCCTGATCGTCGGCATGCCTCACCGCCACCCCACGCCGGTTTACTATGCCGCCGCCATCCTGAACAAAGCCGCGGGCGAATATTTCGCCCCGTCAGTTGTGGAGAAATTTATCCGCAACGTCGCCATCTATCCGATGGGGAAAACGGTACGGCTCAACAATGAGCAAAGCGGCGTGATTCTCGGCGTCAGCATGAACAACACGGCTACCCCCATCGTACGCATCGTCTCCAGCCGGGATGGCAGCTACACCAATCAGATTGTCGAGCTTGACCTGCGCAAAAACCCCGACCTGTTCATCGTCGATTTCGAAGATATAAACATTTATGTACAGGCTTATGCCACCCATGCGCAAATTTACCACCCACTCGGGCGACCTGCCCAATAG
- the rlmH gene encoding 23S rRNA (pseudouridine(1915)-N(3))-methyltransferase RlmH, whose protein sequence is MRITIVAVGKIKERYLTQGIGEFVKRLAPYCRLDIVEIAEEKMPDSPSVADKARVLGREGERILKAVRPASHLIVLDRGGARLSSEDLAARLDALALAGKSDLTFVIGGAFGLAPAVLAAAAEKLSFSALTFTHQMIRLLLVEQLYRAFKISRNENYHH, encoded by the coding sequence ATGCGCATCACCATCGTCGCCGTCGGAAAAATAAAAGAACGCTACCTCACGCAAGGCATCGGCGAATTCGTCAAACGCCTCGCCCCTTACTGCCGCCTAGACATCGTCGAAATCGCCGAGGAAAAAATGCCTGACAGCCCCTCCGTCGCCGACAAGGCCAGAGTTCTTGGCCGGGAAGGGGAGAGGATCCTCAAAGCCGTCCGTCCCGCCAGCCACCTCATCGTCCTCGACCGTGGCGGCGCCCGCCTCTCCTCCGAAGACCTCGCCGCCAGACTCGACGCCCTCGCCCTCGCCGGCAAAAGCGACCTCACCTTCGTCATCGGCGGCGCCTTCGGCCTCGCCCCCGCAGTACTCGCCGCCGCCGCCGAAAAGCTCTCCTTCTCCGCCCTCACCTTCACCCACCAGATGATCAGGCTCCTCCTCGTCGAACAACTCTACCGCGCCTTCAAAATCAGCCGCAACGAGAACTACCATCATTAA
- a CDS encoding trypsin-like peptidase domain-containing protein, with protein MKQLYKRMAPYFIVAVFGALIGGSLVLGYGAPYFAKPGPQAQPPQNTIMPPVAHAQVSEARNTPVVRAAQAVGPAVVGITNKGFVRDFFNRQMLIEQGTGSGVIISADGYIVTNNHVVENAQELTVSLADGRTFTGRTVGADPVTDLAVVKIDATGLPAAVFGDSDTLLVGEPAIAIGNPLGNEFRGSVTVGVISALNRSIEIGERRFKLIQTDAAINPGNSGGALVNADGLVIGINSAKLAAAGVEGMGFSIPVNTVRPIVQSLIDKGKVIRAYLGVGILDKTTAARYGYRLNVDKGVYVAGVQPGGPAAKAGIREGDIIVAIAGKETNTVVDLRSVVDAQPVGSRADVTVSRNGQVAARSVLFEEMPSK; from the coding sequence ATGAAACAGCTATACAAGCGCATGGCCCCCTACTTCATCGTCGCCGTCTTCGGAGCCCTCATCGGCGGCAGCCTCGTCCTCGGCTACGGCGCCCCCTACTTCGCCAAACCCGGTCCCCAGGCCCAGCCGCCCCAAAACACCATCATGCCGCCCGTCGCCCACGCCCAGGTCTCCGAAGCCCGCAACACCCCCGTCGTCCGCGCCGCCCAGGCCGTAGGCCCGGCCGTCGTCGGCATAACCAACAAAGGCTTCGTCCGCGACTTCTTCAACCGCCAGATGCTCATCGAACAAGGCACCGGCTCCGGCGTCATCATCTCCGCCGACGGCTACATCGTCACCAACAACCACGTCGTCGAAAACGCCCAGGAACTCACCGTCTCCCTCGCCGACGGCCGCACCTTCACCGGCCGCACCGTCGGCGCCGACCCCGTCACCGACCTCGCCGTCGTCAAAATCGACGCCACCGGCCTGCCCGCCGCCGTCTTCGGCGACTCCGACACCCTCCTCGTCGGCGAACCCGCCATCGCCATCGGCAACCCCCTCGGCAACGAATTCCGCGGCAGCGTCACTGTCGGCGTCATCAGCGCCCTCAACCGCTCCATCGAAATCGGCGAACGCCGCTTCAAACTCATCCAGACCGACGCCGCCATCAACCCCGGCAACTCCGGCGGCGCCCTCGTCAACGCCGACGGCCTCGTCATCGGCATCAACAGCGCCAAACTTGCCGCCGCCGGCGTCGAAGGCATGGGCTTCTCCATTCCCGTCAACACCGTCCGGCCCATCGTCCAGTCGCTCATCGACAAAGGCAAAGTCATCCGTGCCTATCTAGGCGTCGGCATCCTCGATAAAACCACCGCCGCCCGCTACGGCTACCGGCTCAACGTCGACAAAGGCGTCTACGTGGCCGGCGTCCAGCCCGGCGGCCCTGCCGCCAAGGCCGGCATCCGCGAAGGCGACATCATCGTAGCCATCGCCGGCAAAGAAACCAACACCGTCGTCGACCTGAGAAGCGTCGTCGACGCCCAGCCCGTCGGCAGCCGGGCTGACGTCACCGTCAGCCGCAACGGCCAGGTCGCCGCCCGCAGCGTCCTCTTCGAAGAAATGCCGAGCAAATAA
- a CDS encoding MBL fold metallo-hydrolase, whose product MQIHVLASGSTGNATLIRMADANILVDAGISCRRIKNALAAVGTAVEDLDAVLVTHEHRDHVAGLPTLSRKYRLPIYARPAAWQAMDDDGIGACIAGECRRDLPAGLDIGTLKIEPFAVSHDAADPVGFSFYHRHQKCSLATDLGFVTDTAKKGLALSDALVLEANHDIDMLKQGKYPWFLKQRILGSRGHLANTDAGWTLARLPRKSQCHVFLAHISQENNKPELAEATVAGILGEQGCRLGKDITLSLTYPDQTASLE is encoded by the coding sequence ATGCAGATACACGTCCTGGCCAGCGGCAGCACCGGCAACGCCACCCTCATCCGGATGGCCGACGCCAACATCCTCGTCGACGCCGGCATAAGCTGCCGACGGATCAAAAACGCCCTCGCCGCCGTCGGCACTGCCGTCGAAGACCTCGACGCCGTCCTCGTCACCCATGAGCACCGCGACCACGTCGCCGGCCTGCCCACCCTAAGCCGCAAATACCGCCTGCCCATATACGCCCGCCCCGCCGCCTGGCAGGCCATGGACGACGACGGCATCGGCGCCTGCATCGCCGGCGAATGCCGCCGCGACCTGCCCGCCGGCCTCGACATCGGCACCCTCAAAATCGAACCCTTCGCCGTCTCCCACGACGCCGCCGACCCGGTCGGCTTCAGCTTCTACCACCGTCACCAAAAATGCAGCCTCGCCACCGACCTTGGCTTCGTCACCGACACCGCCAAAAAAGGCCTCGCCCTTTCCGACGCCCTTGTTCTCGAAGCCAACCACGATATCGACATGCTCAAACAGGGCAAATACCCCTGGTTCCTCAAGCAGCGCATTCTCGGCAGCCGCGGCCACCTCGCCAACACCGACGCCGGCTGGACGCTCGCCCGCCTGCCGCGCAAAAGCCAATGCCACGTATTCCTCGCCCACATCAGCCAGGAAAACAACAAACCCGAGCTCGCCGAAGCCACCGTCGCCGGCATCCTCGGCGAACAGGGCTGCCGGCTCGGCAAAGACATAACCCTCTCCCTCACCTACCCCGACCAAACCGCCAGCCTCGAATAA